A genomic stretch from Candidatus Nitrososphaera gargensis Ga9.2 includes:
- a CDS encoding homocysteine S-methyltransferase family protein, whose protein sequence is MSPESFLEAAKRQVLLFDGAMGTEIQRLNPKPEDFPDGKDGFNDGLILSRPEWIKQIHRSYLKAGADCIETNTFGSNKLKLDEYGYGDKTVEFNKKAAELAREVCNEFKDRPRYVIGSMGPTGYLPSSNDPDLGQKPLDEIRDAFMLQAEGLILGGVDALLIETSQDILEVKLAIEACHMAMEKVGKKVPIIANITLDQYGKMLLGTSVQAAYTTVSDMKIDAFGLNCSTGPAEMAPSVRWLSEQGLPILVMPNAGMPHNEGGRAVYKMGPKEISEALAEFVSKYDHVRMVGGCCGTNPQHIAELRKALDSSSTR, encoded by the coding sequence TTGTCACCAGAGTCGTTTCTAGAAGCTGCAAAAAGGCAGGTCTTGCTTTTCGATGGCGCGATGGGGACTGAGATACAGCGCCTCAACCCCAAGCCTGAGGATTTCCCCGACGGCAAGGACGGCTTTAACGACGGCCTGATCCTCTCAAGGCCAGAATGGATAAAGCAGATCCACCGGAGCTACCTCAAGGCAGGAGCCGACTGCATCGAGACCAACACGTTTGGGTCAAACAAGTTAAAGCTTGACGAATACGGCTATGGCGACAAGACAGTCGAGTTTAACAAAAAGGCAGCCGAACTCGCAAGAGAGGTATGCAACGAGTTCAAGGACAGGCCGCGCTACGTCATAGGCTCGATGGGACCAACAGGATATTTGCCGAGCTCTAACGACCCCGACCTTGGGCAAAAACCGCTTGATGAGATACGAGACGCGTTCATGCTGCAGGCCGAGGGTCTGATCTTGGGAGGGGTCGACGCACTCTTGATAGAGACGAGCCAGGACATACTTGAGGTCAAGCTGGCAATCGAAGCCTGCCACATGGCTATGGAAAAGGTGGGCAAAAAGGTGCCGATAATCGCAAACATTACGCTTGACCAGTACGGCAAGATGCTGCTAGGCACGAGCGTACAGGCCGCCTACACCACGGTAAGCGATATGAAGATCGACGCGTTTGGGCTCAACTGCTCGACAGGGCCGGCCGAGATGGCACCAAGTGTGAGGTGGCTGAGCGAGCAGGGCCTTCCAATACTGGTCATGCCAAACGCTGGCATGCCTCATAACGAGGGCGGGCGCGCGGTCTACAAGATGGGGCCAAAAGAGATATCGGAAGCGCTGGCAGAGTTTGTCAGCAAGTACGATCACGTAAGAATGGTCGGGGGGTGTTGCGGAACAAACCCGCAGCACATCGCAGAGCTGAGAAAAGCCCTAGATAGCTCTAGTACCAGGTAG
- a CDS encoding ester cyclase, with translation MSSLEEIEKQNIRIARRVFEAFNTGDVSKVSEFIGPEYFNHESQADPRRGKLRGPDEVIDTIKNLRGAFADLYYEEKETVASRDKAVSIMQVSGKHVGNFFGIAPTGRSFSYQAVHIHRIANGKVVEHRSIRDDLRFMMQLGLVGPGSPQYAPLFEVWKGAIR, from the coding sequence ATGTCGTCGCTGGAAGAAATAGAAAAACAGAACATCAGGATTGCGCGTCGGGTGTTTGAAGCGTTCAACACTGGAGACGTGAGCAAGGTCAGCGAATTTATCGGGCCGGAATACTTTAACCACGAATCGCAGGCCGATCCAAGACGCGGAAAGCTTCGGGGGCCGGACGAAGTTATCGACACCATCAAGAACTTGCGGGGCGCTTTTGCCGATCTTTACTACGAGGAAAAGGAAACCGTTGCTTCGCGTGACAAGGCCGTCTCCATAATGCAGGTAAGCGGCAAGCATGTTGGGAACTTTTTTGGCATCGCTCCGACAGGTCGCAGCTTTTCTTATCAGGCAGTGCACATACATAGAATAGCCAACGGCAAGGTAGTGGAGCACAGATCAATTCGCGACGACCTTAGGTTCATGATGCAGCTTGGTCTAGTTGGCCCCGGCTCGCCGCAGTATGCGCCCCTCTTTGAGGTCTGGAAGGGAGCCATACGTTAA